Genomic window (Candidatus Chlamydia sanziniae):
CCATAATTAAAAACTCTTTTTATTTTGAATTTTTAATTTAAATTATTTTGAGAGGCAATAGTTAGTTTATATTTGTTGATATAGTTCTATCTGTAGATATCTTCTGGAATTTACCTTTATTCAGAAAAAAGACTTCTTTTTTCGAAATCGTTTTCCCCTGAATTCTTTCGTGTCTTATTAACCATTTCAATTCAATAGCTATTTCGATACATCGGTTGATAGCTATTTCTATTTTCTTCCAATTCCTCGAAGTAATGTATCTATTCATTCTTAAAGTATAGGAAAGATTTTCAAAGCCAATTTCTAATTTATCTGGCCATTCTTTAATATTAGGATTGCTCATTTTCTTTCTTGTGGCTGTGCTAACAATCCAATCTAGAAATGTATATGTAAATTTGGATGCATTTGGAAATCGCAATTTTATTTCCTGGTACATATTGGCAGGCTTTAGAACAAAATAAGAATCTATTTGATCAACAATGATAGGACAGGGTTCTATAATAAAACCTTTGTGTTTTGTTGAAATTAGATTTAAGAAAGGTCCTTCATCTAAAGCTTTGTTTTCTTTTGGAGTCAGTC
Coding sequences:
- a CDS encoding virulence factor, with product MVKTDHQIIRSSLHLENQKFGRKPRTIDNQLDFLTSVCTESKIEVIGLDLQPSHYHALAAIQRLLSATNYRGNAEGSYLSRETNTFKFEGIIPRIKFSKAEYLEAYGVKKYKTARNKQEFGGKEALISLEALYHLGNEPHLIVATRKRWNKGEEVVDRYQTFSPILRICEGWEGLTPKENKALDEGPFLNLISTKHKGFIIEPCPIIVDQIDSYFVLKPANMYQEIKLRFPNASKFTYTFLDWIVSTATRKKMSNPNIKEWPDKLEIGFENLSYTLRMNRYITSRNWKKIEIAINRCIEIAIELKWLIRHERIQGKTISKKEVFFLNKGKFQKISTDRTISTNIN